One genomic segment of Petrotoga sp. 9PWA.NaAc.5.4 includes these proteins:
- a CDS encoding cob(I)yrinic acid a,c-diamide adenosyltransferase has protein sequence MSISTKAGDKGETSLWSGERVPKDNIRVEAYGTIDELNAFLSDAKHYVKSQKVQQILKEVQNDLFKIAGELASKSKSYVHPIEEIDVERITNYVYGFEGELNLKGFVIPGNTLQSSKLDICRTIARRAERRIITLDRNEKVSETLKKYINRLSDLLFIMARFEENLEGKVEYKKW, from the coding sequence ATGTCTATTTCAACAAAAGCTGGAGATAAAGGTGAAACTTCTCTTTGGAGTGGCGAAAGAGTTCCTAAGGATAATATAAGGGTAGAAGCATATGGAACTATAGATGAATTGAATGCTTTTTTATCAGATGCAAAACATTATGTTAAATCTCAAAAAGTTCAACAAATATTAAAGGAAGTACAAAATGATTTATTTAAAATAGCAGGAGAATTGGCATCCAAATCCAAATCATATGTACATCCTATAGAAGAAATCGATGTAGAAAGAATAACTAACTATGTTTACGGATTTGAAGGGGAATTAAATTTAAAAGGATTCGTAATTCCTGGTAATACATTACAATCATCTAAATTAGATATTTGTAGAACAATTGCGAGAAGAGCCGAGCGCAGAATAATAACGTTGGATAGGAATGAAAAAGTATCTGAAACTTTAAAAAAGTATATAAATAGGCTTTCTGATTTGTTATTTATAATGGCAAGATTTGAAGAAAATTTAGAAGGTAAAGTAGAATATAAAAAATGGTGA
- the fusA gene encoding elongation factor G has translation MSSYNSQNKRIIGFFGHHGCGKTTLMDAIFLNYASADRIGQRYLDTDPIEKEKGATFSNHIVSVDLEDSRLYFFDTPGSLDFIGDIQVALNAVDNVVIVINASSGVEVTTERIWNMAKELNKPITFFINQMDKEGVNFQKVVQNIRDRFADGVKIVPIQVPIGEGSNFKGITSLLTKEAFVYDSASGKVNQQNDLPEEAKKYFEMYHSELIEDVVENNEELMEKYFEEGEESLKNEEIFETLHQSYRIGEIVPITIGSSIKNIGIDRLLKAMINFGLNPSERIFETVDNKEISSNDLDFLLGFIVKNEVDPFVGKLTYIRIISGSLKGGSNIVIVEESSKEKISHINIPRFQKSEEIEEATVGDIVVIPKLRSSKINETISDKEEIPYKIKLPEFPEPMISKSINPKSQNEIDKITDSLAKLSESDPTFKWEFDSETGETVISGMGSIHLEIMIEKLKKNFGIDFQVGKPKIAYKETIRSKSQAEYKHKKQTGGHGQYGHVKIEIEPLERGAGYEFVDKIFGGVIPKNFIPSVDKGIREAMKKGVLAGFPVVDIRVILVDGSYHEVDSSDISFQIAARNAFKIAMESDNPVILEPMMNVEFFVPTEYTGDVMGEITAKRGRPMGMESMGKGYDKILAQIPLSEMLDFSPKLSSITSGKAYFNMKFSHYSEVPPETQNKIIEERKREEA, from the coding sequence ATGAGCAGTTATAATTCGCAAAACAAAAGAATCATAGGTTTTTTTGGTCATCATGGCTGTGGAAAAACCACCTTGATGGACGCCATTTTTTTAAATTATGCAAGTGCAGATCGAATAGGTCAAAGATATTTGGATACAGATCCGATTGAAAAAGAAAAAGGAGCAACTTTTTCTAATCATATAGTTTCTGTTGACCTCGAAGACTCGCGGCTTTATTTTTTTGATACTCCTGGTTCACTTGATTTTATAGGAGATATCCAAGTAGCTTTAAATGCTGTTGATAATGTAGTAATCGTTATCAATGCATCCTCAGGTGTAGAAGTTACTACCGAAAGAATTTGGAATATGGCAAAAGAATTGAATAAACCAATTACCTTCTTTATAAACCAAATGGACAAAGAAGGAGTTAACTTTCAAAAGGTCGTTCAAAATATAAGAGACAGGTTTGCTGATGGTGTAAAAATAGTACCTATTCAAGTTCCTATTGGAGAAGGTTCGAATTTTAAGGGGATTACAAGCCTTTTAACAAAAGAAGCATTTGTCTATGATTCTGCCTCTGGAAAAGTAAATCAACAAAACGATTTGCCTGAAGAAGCCAAAAAATATTTTGAAATGTATCATTCTGAACTAATAGAAGATGTCGTTGAAAACAACGAAGAACTTATGGAAAAATATTTTGAAGAAGGCGAAGAGAGCTTAAAAAATGAAGAAATATTTGAAACTCTTCATCAGTCTTACAGAATAGGAGAAATAGTACCCATTACTATAGGATCTTCTATAAAGAACATTGGAATTGATAGATTATTAAAAGCAATGATAAATTTTGGTTTAAATCCTTCTGAAAGGATATTCGAAACTGTTGATAATAAAGAAATTTCTTCTAATGATTTAGACTTTTTGTTAGGTTTCATAGTTAAAAATGAAGTGGATCCGTTTGTTGGCAAACTCACCTACATAAGAATTATCAGTGGATCTTTGAAAGGTGGATCAAACATTGTTATAGTAGAAGAATCAAGTAAAGAAAAAATTTCTCACATTAACATTCCAAGATTTCAAAAAAGTGAAGAAATTGAGGAAGCTACTGTAGGAGATATCGTAGTTATACCAAAATTAAGATCAAGTAAAATAAACGAAACTATTTCCGACAAAGAAGAAATACCTTATAAAATCAAACTTCCAGAATTTCCAGAACCCATGATTTCAAAATCTATAAATCCAAAATCACAAAATGAAATTGATAAAATAACTGATTCTTTAGCAAAGTTATCCGAATCTGATCCTACTTTTAAGTGGGAATTTGATTCGGAAACGGGAGAAACAGTTATTAGTGGAATGGGATCTATACATTTAGAAATTATGATAGAAAAATTAAAAAAGAATTTCGGAATAGATTTTCAAGTTGGTAAACCTAAAATTGCCTATAAAGAAACAATAAGGAGCAAGTCTCAAGCGGAATATAAACACAAAAAGCAAACCGGTGGTCATGGTCAGTATGGACATGTTAAAATAGAAATAGAACCTCTTGAGAGAGGTGCAGGATATGAATTTGTAGACAAAATTTTTGGAGGAGTGATTCCAAAAAATTTCATTCCTTCTGTTGACAAAGGTATAAGAGAAGCCATGAAAAAAGGAGTTTTAGCTGGTTTCCCTGTAGTAGATATCAGAGTAATTTTAGTTGATGGGTCCTATCATGAAGTAGATTCTTCAGATATTTCATTCCAAATAGCAGCGAGGAATGCTTTTAAAATTGCTATGGAAAGTGATAATCCTGTGATTTTAGAACCTATGATGAACGTAGAATTTTTTGTACCAACAGAATATACAGGTGATGTAATGGGTGAAATTACCGCAAAAAGAGGAAGACCTATGGGTATGGAATCAATGGGAAAAGGATACGATAAGATTTTAGCTCAAATTCCTCTTTCCGAGATGTTGGATTTTTCGCCTAAATTAAGTTCCATAACATCTGGGAAAGCTTATTTTAATATGAAATTTTCTCACTATTCAGAAGTCCCTCCAGAAACACAAAATAAAATAATTGAAGAAAGAAAAAGAGAAGAAGCGTAA
- a CDS encoding DUF503 domain-containing protein, with the protein MFCLKLELKIRLFSVNSLKEKRTIVKSLTNNLRKKYNISVLEGNHNDSKNYLGIFVASLSQSRDYLLNLIEQIEEEIEMLPGLEIEDENYLIF; encoded by the coding sequence ATGTTTTGTTTAAAATTAGAATTGAAAATTAGACTTTTTTCAGTGAATTCTCTTAAAGAAAAAAGAACTATAGTGAAGTCATTGACAAATAATCTAAGGAAAAAATATAACATTTCTGTATTAGAAGGTAATCATAATGATTCTAAAAATTATTTAGGAATATTTGTTGCCTCTCTAAGTCAAAGTAGAGATTATTTGCTTAATTTAATAGAACAAATAGAAGAAGAGATAGAAATGTTACCGGGATTAGAAATTGAAGATGAGAATTATTTGATATTTTAA